Proteins encoded in a region of the Planococcus shixiaomingii genome:
- a CDS encoding tripartite tricarboxylate transporter permease — protein MSTLQFLMDGFSIAFQWQNILFAFVGVLIGTAVGVLPGIGPMSGVALLIPVTATLTAGLPTEAAAASSIILLAGVYYGAMYGGSTTSILLNTPGESSSVVTTLDGYQMAKQGRAGSALSIAAIGSFAAGIISLLGLVLLAKPLSNVALQFGPAEYFSLMLLGLAAVSGLAGKSMTKALMMTVFGLMLGTIGIDAVSGIARFTYDIPVLFSGLEFLTIAVGLFALGEVFKTILERDHEDGTMAKIGRILPTKQDMKESAAPILRGSFLGFFIGVLPGAGATLASFFSYIAEKKISKTPEKFGTGQIAGVAGPESANNAASGGAMIPLLTLGIPGSGTTAILMGAFIMYNIQPGPLLFEDHPQVAWGLIASMFVGNLMLLVLNMPLVKVFAKIIQTPKKYLLPIIIAISFFGVYAVQYTTFDLFLLLACGLLGYLLTKNDFPVAPLVLALVLGPMLENNMRRALTISNGEFSTFVTNPISLVLLVVAVAWLLVPLLLRLKGRTVVLNEEG, from the coding sequence ATGAGTACTTTACAATTTCTGATGGATGGATTCAGTATTGCATTCCAATGGCAGAACATCCTCTTTGCATTTGTCGGAGTGTTGATTGGGACCGCAGTCGGTGTTTTGCCAGGAATTGGCCCAATGAGCGGCGTGGCCCTGCTTATTCCAGTGACAGCAACCTTAACAGCCGGTCTGCCGACAGAAGCGGCAGCAGCAAGTTCAATCATCTTATTGGCCGGTGTATATTACGGTGCCATGTATGGAGGTTCAACCACTTCCATCTTGCTCAATACGCCTGGTGAATCTTCTTCCGTAGTCACCACGCTAGATGGCTATCAAATGGCCAAGCAAGGACGCGCCGGATCTGCTTTATCAATTGCAGCCATCGGTTCTTTTGCAGCAGGAATTATTTCACTGCTCGGCCTTGTATTGCTCGCAAAACCTTTATCAAATGTAGCGCTTCAATTCGGCCCTGCCGAATATTTCTCTCTGATGCTTTTAGGGCTTGCTGCAGTAAGCGGACTTGCCGGAAAATCGATGACAAAAGCATTGATGATGACGGTATTTGGTTTAATGCTCGGCACCATCGGCATCGATGCAGTTTCCGGGATCGCTCGATTTACTTACGATATCCCTGTATTGTTTTCTGGCCTTGAATTTTTAACTATCGCAGTCGGCCTATTCGCTTTAGGAGAAGTTTTTAAAACGATTCTGGAGCGGGATCATGAAGACGGTACGATGGCGAAAATCGGACGCATCCTTCCGACGAAACAGGATATGAAAGAAAGCGCAGCGCCGATTTTACGCGGCTCATTTTTAGGTTTTTTCATTGGTGTCTTGCCTGGGGCAGGAGCTACTCTTGCTTCGTTCTTCTCCTACATTGCCGAGAAGAAAATCAGCAAAACTCCCGAAAAATTCGGAACTGGGCAAATTGCAGGCGTTGCCGGTCCTGAGTCTGCCAATAACGCGGCTTCTGGTGGAGCCATGATTCCCTTGTTAACTCTTGGGATTCCCGGATCCGGAACTACAGCTATTCTAATGGGTGCTTTCATCATGTACAATATCCAGCCAGGCCCTCTGTTGTTCGAGGATCATCCTCAAGTGGCTTGGGGACTGATCGCAAGTATGTTTGTAGGAAATTTAATGCTTCTTGTACTTAACATGCCGCTTGTAAAAGTATTTGCTAAAATCATTCAAACTCCGAAAAAATATTTATTGCCGATTATTATTGCCATTTCGTTTTTCGGTGTTTACGCCGTACAGTACACAACATTTGACCTTTTCCTTCTCCTTGCGTGCGGACTGCTTGGGTATTTGTTGACCAAGAACGATTTTCCAGTCGCACCGCTTGTCTTGGCATTGGTCCTTGGCCCGATGCTTGAAAACAATATGCGCCGCGCGCTTACTATTTCAAACGGTGAATTTTCAACTTTCGTCACAAACCCGATTTCACTCGTGCTATTGGTAGTGGCGGTTGCATGGCTCCTTGTTCCATTGTTGCTGAGGTTGAAAGGCCGCACTGTGGTATTGAACGAAGAAGGATAA
- the trhO gene encoding oxygen-dependent tRNA uridine(34) hydroxylase TrhO, whose translation MQNHTHNVLLYYKYVAIEDPETFAAEHLAACKALELKGRILVSHEGINGTCSGTIEQTEAYMEMMKNDERFSDIVYKIDAAEDHAFKKMHVRAKKEIVHLGLEDDVNPNELTGTYLEPEEFYKRMQDQDTIVLDARNDYEYDLGHFRGAVRPDIENFRDLPEWVRENKEMFEGKQILTYCTGGIRCEKFSGWLKKEGFEDVAQLHGGIVTYGKDPEVQGKLWDGQLYVFDERIAVPVNQVEHVVVGKDHFTGEPCERYVNCANPECNKKILASEENEHKYMRSCSDECREHPRNRYAFEHGLTGVEVQARLDALKETTEV comes from the coding sequence ATGCAAAATCATACACACAACGTTTTACTTTATTACAAATACGTAGCAATCGAGGACCCTGAGACTTTCGCGGCTGAGCATTTGGCAGCTTGCAAAGCGTTGGAGCTGAAAGGGCGTATCCTTGTTTCCCACGAAGGAATCAACGGTACATGCTCCGGTACGATTGAACAAACTGAAGCTTATATGGAAATGATGAAAAATGATGAACGTTTTTCGGACATTGTCTACAAGATCGATGCGGCAGAAGACCATGCGTTCAAGAAAATGCACGTACGTGCAAAAAAAGAAATCGTTCACCTTGGTTTGGAAGACGACGTCAATCCAAATGAGTTGACCGGCACATATTTAGAGCCGGAAGAATTCTACAAACGCATGCAGGATCAAGATACGATCGTGCTTGATGCCCGCAATGACTATGAATATGACCTTGGCCATTTCCGTGGTGCTGTGCGCCCGGACATTGAAAACTTCCGTGATCTCCCGGAATGGGTCCGTGAAAACAAAGAAATGTTTGAAGGCAAGCAAATTTTAACATATTGCACAGGCGGAATCCGCTGTGAAAAATTCTCTGGCTGGCTGAAAAAAGAAGGCTTTGAAGATGTGGCACAACTGCACGGCGGCATTGTCACTTACGGAAAAGATCCAGAAGTGCAAGGCAAACTTTGGGATGGCCAATTGTACGTCTTTGACGAGCGAATTGCTGTTCCTGTTAACCAAGTGGAACACGTAGTTGTCGGGAAAGACCATTTCACAGGCGAACCATGTGAGCGCTATGTAAACTGCGCAAATCCTGAATGCAACAAGAAAATCTTGGCGTCTGAAGAAAACGAACACAAATACATGCGTTCATGTTCAGACGAGTGCCGCGAACATCCGCGCAACCGCTATGCATTTGAACACGGCTTGACAGGCGTGGAAGTGCAAGCGCGCTTGGATGCTTTGAAAGAAACAACTGAAGTTTAA
- a CDS encoding 2-hydroxyacid dehydrogenase, with protein MKPIIYITQKLPEQAVAKLQDSYDVRMWHEEHSPAPREELLEQAKEAHALWVMLSDKIDRAVFEAAPNLKIISNLAVGYNNIDLEAAHDFKVMVTNTPDVLTETTADLTFALLLATARRIVEADKTVRSGEWKSWSPMGMTGQNVGGATLGIIGMGRIGEAIARRGQGFGMNVLYHNRTRRSLEDVKYAGLDELLQTADFVVLLTPLTEETRGMIGERELSLMKETACLINVARGGIVEEAALYEALKAKKIWGAGLDVFEQEPVPTDHPLLSLPNVTVLPHIGSATVQTRLAMMDMNAEAIASCLSGKSVKNRVC; from the coding sequence ATGAAACCGATCATTTATATAACTCAAAAGCTGCCGGAACAAGCCGTGGCAAAGCTGCAGGATTCTTACGACGTCCGCATGTGGCACGAAGAACATTCACCTGCTCCCCGTGAAGAATTACTGGAACAAGCAAAAGAAGCGCATGCGCTTTGGGTTATGCTGTCGGACAAAATCGATCGGGCAGTATTCGAAGCGGCGCCCAATTTAAAAATCATTTCAAATCTTGCCGTGGGCTATAACAACATCGATCTGGAAGCGGCCCACGATTTCAAAGTTATGGTCACTAATACGCCGGATGTTTTAACTGAAACGACTGCAGACTTGACGTTCGCGTTGCTGCTTGCAACAGCCCGGCGCATTGTAGAAGCCGATAAGACCGTCCGTTCGGGCGAATGGAAATCGTGGTCGCCGATGGGAATGACTGGCCAGAATGTAGGAGGCGCGACGCTCGGAATTATCGGAATGGGCCGGATAGGGGAAGCTATAGCGAGGCGTGGCCAAGGATTTGGTATGAATGTGTTGTACCATAATCGGACACGAAGAAGTTTGGAAGACGTCAAGTATGCAGGATTGGACGAACTTCTTCAAACCGCTGATTTTGTTGTCTTGTTAACGCCATTGACTGAAGAAACCAGAGGCATGATAGGCGAGCGGGAATTGTCGCTGATGAAAGAAACGGCTTGCTTGATCAACGTGGCGCGTGGAGGGATCGTAGAGGAAGCGGCTTTATACGAAGCATTAAAAGCTAAGAAAATATGGGGAGCCGGCCTGGATGTTTTTGAACAGGAGCCGGTGCCGACAGACCATCCTTTATTGTCTTTGCCGAACGTCACTGTTTTACCGCATATCGGCAGCGCTACTGTCCAAACCCGCCTGGCGATGATGGACATGAACGCCGAAGCGATTGCCAGCTGTCTGTCAGGGAAATCCGTAAAAAACCGCGTTTGCTGA
- a CDS encoding DedA family protein, whose protein sequence is MEQWITSVMSDYGYIGIFFLIMLENIFPPIPSEVILTVGGFMTTTTTMTIPGVIAVSTAGSVMGAIVLYGIGLLLDVERLEKIVDKYGHLLKVKQADIHRADSWFDRFGIWTVFFGRLIPLVRSLISIPAGMSNMKFWLFLLFTTAGTLLWNTVLVLVGEAVGDNREHILEQLEIYSNVVYVLIILTVIAAVWYYFKKIRTRTN, encoded by the coding sequence ATGGAACAGTGGATTACATCCGTAATGTCTGATTACGGCTATATAGGAATATTCTTTTTGATTATGCTAGAAAATATTTTCCCTCCGATTCCATCGGAAGTTATCTTGACGGTGGGCGGATTTATGACCACTACAACGACAATGACAATTCCAGGCGTTATTGCAGTGTCAACCGCTGGATCGGTCATGGGGGCAATTGTGTTATATGGTATCGGCCTCTTACTGGACGTCGAACGGTTGGAAAAAATCGTTGACAAGTACGGCCATTTGCTGAAAGTGAAACAGGCAGATATACATCGCGCTGACTCATGGTTTGATCGCTTCGGCATTTGGACTGTTTTTTTCGGGCGGTTGATACCGCTAGTTCGAAGCTTGATTTCCATTCCAGCAGGGATGTCAAATATGAAATTTTGGTTATTCCTGCTCTTCACAACGGCCGGAACGCTTTTGTGGAACACCGTATTGGTTTTAGTCGGAGAAGCGGTCGGTGATAACCGGGAACACATCCTTGAGCAATTAGAGATTTACTCGAACGTTGTCTATGTGTTAATCATTCTTACAGTAATTGCAGCTGTCTGGTATTATTTCAAGAAAATCAGAACGCGGACAAATTAA
- a CDS encoding metallophosphoesterase, protein MRIITASIGMLAIYSSLSAYIGWNVYVWLQHLIPLNPWLFALLWFLWVFSFLIGRMGHQWLLFSIMGSYWFAFFEYAVLLTPIANIASLFITAENPALVVGTIEAVVLLLIFVSGSFLAYNPIVRKLEITVDAPEADPLHIVLASDFHLGVLSGKNHLQRFVKKSNSLKPDVVLLAGDLVDDDPIWYARYGMSEVMGELKAKLGVYGILGNHDYYGKKIPLLVQLMEKSGVSILRDETISVENRFYLTGREDRTFRDRPLLETLKPKSDDLPWIVMDHTPPKLSEPTRLGVDLQVSGHTHKGQMWPNRFITKKVFDLDYGHRQINKSHFLVSSGFGFWGPPIRIGSRSELWSIKMNFKEQT, encoded by the coding sequence ATGAGAATAATTACAGCAAGTATTGGCATGCTTGCAATCTATAGCAGCCTTTCCGCTTATATTGGATGGAATGTCTATGTGTGGCTGCAGCATTTGATTCCGCTGAACCCCTGGCTGTTCGCGCTCCTTTGGTTTCTCTGGGTTTTCAGCTTTCTTATTGGCCGGATGGGCCATCAATGGCTGCTGTTTTCGATAATGGGATCTTATTGGTTTGCTTTTTTTGAATATGCAGTGCTGTTGACGCCGATTGCAAATATTGCGAGTTTGTTTATAACGGCAGAAAATCCGGCTTTGGTTGTCGGTACCATAGAGGCGGTTGTGCTGCTCTTAATCTTTGTATCTGGATCTTTCTTGGCCTATAATCCGATAGTGCGCAAATTGGAAATAACAGTGGATGCTCCGGAAGCAGACCCTTTACATATTGTCTTGGCATCAGATTTCCATCTGGGCGTGTTATCCGGAAAAAATCATTTGCAGCGGTTTGTAAAGAAAAGCAATAGCTTGAAACCCGATGTAGTCTTGTTGGCCGGGGACCTGGTAGATGATGACCCGATTTGGTATGCTCGTTATGGGATGTCTGAAGTTATGGGCGAATTAAAAGCTAAGCTCGGAGTTTATGGCATTTTAGGAAATCATGATTATTACGGTAAAAAAATACCGCTGCTTGTACAGCTAATGGAGAAGTCGGGTGTTTCAATTCTCCGGGATGAAACCATTTCGGTTGAAAATCGTTTCTATCTTACAGGGAGAGAAGACCGGACATTCCGCGATCGGCCGCTTCTCGAAACTTTAAAGCCGAAAAGCGACGACTTGCCTTGGATTGTGATGGATCATACGCCTCCGAAGTTGTCAGAACCGACCCGGTTAGGTGTGGACCTGCAAGTGTCCGGCCATACCCATAAAGGGCAAATGTGGCCAAACCGGTTTATAACAAAAAAAGTGTTCGATCTGGATTATGGCCATCGGCAAATCAACAAATCTCATTTTCTCGTATCTTCAGGATTCGGGTTTTGGGGCCCGCCTATACGAATTGGCAGCCGTTCGGAATTATGGTCGATAAAAATGAATTTTAAAGAGCAAACATAA
- a CDS encoding ABC transporter permease codes for MNKFWLITFGVIAAIVALSNIGPMIGLAVSGLIIYMGVHFYLGSMSTAKKVWWAFVGIVGAISAISNVPALIGVAAVAVLWMIYRKWNDKPVEVFAETNDPFTNFEKQWNKLSKQEEYK; via the coding sequence TTGAACAAATTTTGGTTGATCACATTCGGTGTCATCGCTGCAATCGTCGCACTCTCCAACATCGGGCCAATGATCGGATTGGCAGTTTCAGGTTTAATCATCTACATGGGCGTACATTTTTACTTAGGCAGTATGTCAACTGCCAAGAAAGTATGGTGGGCTTTTGTCGGGATCGTTGGTGCCATTTCAGCAATCTCTAACGTGCCTGCGCTTATCGGAGTAGCAGCCGTTGCAGTTCTTTGGATGATTTACCGCAAGTGGAACGATAAACCAGTAGAAGTTTTTGCTGAAACAAATGATCCATTCACGAATTTCGAAAAACAATGGAACAAACTTTCAAAACAGGAGGAATACAAATGA
- a CDS encoding PspA/IM30 family protein, which translates to MTTLWERLKFAVATDMDKVLAKREEKNPIALLNQYITEAEKQTETTGKWLDRQAQLTSTLKKELAEASKMLEKRQSQFELASASGESDLSDFAEMEVAAYSNRVAELKMSINDNLAELTRLEHRYEEMKHKVKDMKVKQLQLMGKENATRAHYQMDKVLSPELVAERIGSYDDMASYIKRLGSKVEEDYERSAMERRLEALEKNSANQQEIV; encoded by the coding sequence ATGACCACATTATGGGAACGCCTTAAATTTGCAGTCGCAACGGATATGGACAAAGTGCTGGCAAAGAGAGAAGAAAAAAATCCGATTGCCTTATTGAACCAGTATATTACAGAAGCGGAAAAACAAACAGAAACAACTGGCAAATGGCTTGATCGCCAAGCCCAGTTAACAAGCACATTGAAAAAAGAATTAGCGGAAGCTTCAAAAATGCTTGAGAAACGCCAGTCCCAATTTGAATTGGCCAGTGCTTCTGGTGAAAGCGACTTGTCTGACTTTGCAGAAATGGAAGTGGCCGCTTACTCCAACCGCGTCGCAGAATTAAAGATGAGCATCAACGATAACCTTGCCGAATTGACGCGTTTGGAACATCGCTACGAAGAAATGAAACACAAAGTAAAAGACATGAAGGTCAAACAACTTCAATTGATGGGCAAAGAAAACGCTACACGTGCCCATTACCAAATGGATAAAGTGTTAAGCCCGGAACTCGTAGCTGAACGCATCGGATCTTATGACGATATGGCTTCCTATATTAAAAGACTCGGCTCTAAAGTTGAAGAGGACTACGAACGCTCCGCTATGGAACGCCGTTTGGAAGCTTTAGAAAAAAACAGCGCAAATCAACAGGAAATTGTATAA
- the liaF gene encoding cell wall-active antibiotics response protein LiaF: MHRYSTNKQAFFILSALLLIFVEAAFFGNGSVFLVLLGIGLIYYGQKNTKKARKSYMWTGFILIGISVLSMWSLRLLILILAIYLLVRLWKGEEWQQEVPIRKTIDNGLIKNKFFAVQSTPIEAYEWKDIHVQGFVGDLLIDATQTVLPKKTSLVSIRQGFGKVRVIVPYEVPVRIYYSTLLGEARFFNQEKQRIMYGSVHIEDGYVEAEDSKIEMIVSITTLIGDVEVIRR, encoded by the coding sequence ATGCACCGATATTCAACTAACAAACAAGCATTTTTCATACTCAGCGCGTTGCTTCTCATATTCGTGGAAGCTGCCTTTTTTGGCAATGGCAGCGTGTTTTTGGTTCTTCTTGGTATCGGATTAATCTATTATGGACAGAAAAATACTAAAAAGGCACGCAAGTCCTATATGTGGACTGGCTTTATTTTAATCGGCATTTCTGTGCTGTCGATGTGGAGTTTGCGCTTGCTTATTCTGATACTGGCCATTTACTTGCTGGTCCGGCTGTGGAAAGGCGAAGAATGGCAACAGGAAGTTCCTATACGCAAAACGATTGATAATGGATTGATCAAAAATAAATTTTTTGCGGTCCAAAGCACGCCGATTGAAGCTTATGAATGGAAAGACATCCACGTGCAAGGTTTTGTCGGTGATTTGCTGATCGATGCCACGCAAACTGTGTTGCCTAAAAAAACCTCGTTGGTTTCCATCCGGCAAGGTTTTGGAAAAGTTCGCGTTATCGTTCCTTATGAAGTGCCGGTCCGCATTTACTACTCGACGCTTCTTGGCGAAGCACGGTTTTTCAATCAAGAAAAGCAACGCATTATGTACGGATCTGTCCACATTGAAGATGGATACGTCGAAGCGGAAGACAGCAAAATTGAAATGATCGTATCAATTACAACGTTAATAGGAGATGTCGAGGTGATTCGCCGATGA
- a CDS encoding sensor histidine kinase, producing MRQILPRSLFFTGLFAVIIFGILLVLLGMPSVQNWSILWENFVAGLPFGLWLLVIMLVLSSGISWWSESLSRSKVKDVDAILQALLRNEDQTVIEAAHMRTLPNNLSGSILKLQKLLESQRKSLARISNERAETQDKIIQERLVMERQRLARELHDSVSQQLFAASMLLSSMTENNEAAPGLLQTEKMVQQAQLEMRALLLHLRPAALHNKTLRQGLYELVTELKEKVYFTIEHKLEDIPLQKGAEDHLFRIAQETLSNTLRHSKATEVHILFVERDGFAILRIQDNGVGFESEQSKSTSYGLKHIEERAIEIGATSKIVSVPSEGTIVEVKVPIERKSLNDTNLISG from the coding sequence ATGAGACAGATTTTGCCGCGCAGCCTGTTTTTCACGGGCTTATTTGCTGTAATTATCTTCGGCATCTTACTGGTTCTTTTAGGCATGCCCTCCGTCCAAAACTGGTCGATTCTTTGGGAGAACTTTGTCGCCGGCCTGCCCTTCGGCTTGTGGCTATTGGTCATTATGCTGGTCTTATCGAGTGGCATCTCCTGGTGGTCGGAATCTCTCTCGCGTTCCAAAGTGAAAGACGTTGACGCCATTTTACAAGCACTTTTAAGAAATGAAGACCAGACCGTCATTGAAGCTGCCCATATGAGAACCTTACCGAATAATTTATCCGGTTCTATTTTGAAACTGCAAAAGCTGCTGGAGTCCCAACGAAAAAGTTTGGCGCGCATTTCAAATGAACGGGCGGAAACACAAGACAAAATCATCCAAGAGCGGCTGGTCATGGAACGCCAACGGCTCGCGCGGGAACTGCACGATTCGGTGTCCCAACAATTGTTTGCCGCTTCGATGCTGTTGTCTTCCATGACCGAAAATAACGAAGCAGCACCGGGTTTATTGCAGACAGAAAAAATGGTGCAGCAAGCGCAACTTGAGATGCGCGCCCTTCTTTTGCACTTGCGGCCCGCCGCTCTGCACAATAAAACACTGCGCCAAGGATTGTATGAACTGGTGACTGAACTGAAAGAAAAAGTCTACTTTACAATCGAGCACAAACTTGAAGACATCCCTCTGCAAAAAGGCGCGGAAGACCATTTGTTCCGCATTGCCCAAGAAACGCTGTCGAATACGCTTCGCCATTCAAAAGCGACCGAAGTCCATATATTATTCGTTGAGCGCGACGGTTTTGCCATTTTACGCATCCAGGACAACGGCGTCGGTTTTGAAAGCGAGCAATCTAAGTCCACATCGTACGGCTTGAAGCATATTGAAGAACGTGCCATCGAAATCGGCGCCACCAGCAAAATTGTTTCAGTTCCTTCAGAGGGAACGATTGTCGAAGTAAAAGTACCCATTGAAAGGAAGAGTCTAAATGATACGAATCTTATTAGTGGATGA
- a CDS encoding response regulator transcription factor yields the protein MIRILLVDDHEMVRIGVSAYLQSQSDMEVVGEATNGKEAVEMALELRPDIILMDMVMPVMNGAEATEAIIAEWPDAKIMIVTSFLDDDKVYPALKAGAVSYILKTSKASRIAESIRETMNGTPVLEPEVMSKMMKQMRHNHVLHEDLTEREMEILLLMASGYSNQEIADELFIALKTVKTHVSNLLSKLEVHDRTQAVIYAFQHKLVSPPQ from the coding sequence ATGATACGAATCTTATTAGTGGATGATCACGAAATGGTACGGATTGGTGTTTCTGCCTATTTGCAGTCCCAAAGCGACATGGAAGTGGTCGGAGAAGCTACAAATGGAAAAGAAGCTGTGGAAATGGCTCTCGAGTTGCGGCCTGACATCATTTTGATGGATATGGTCATGCCCGTCATGAACGGTGCAGAAGCGACAGAAGCGATCATCGCCGAGTGGCCGGATGCGAAAATCATGATTGTCACCAGTTTTCTAGACGATGATAAAGTCTATCCGGCGTTAAAGGCCGGTGCCGTAAGCTACATACTAAAAACGTCTAAAGCATCTCGCATTGCTGAATCGATTCGTGAAACGATGAACGGCACGCCGGTCCTGGAACCTGAAGTGATGAGCAAAATGATGAAACAGATGCGCCATAATCATGTTCTTCATGAAGATTTGACAGAGCGCGAAATGGAGATTTTGCTGCTGATGGCCAGCGGTTATTCAAATCAGGAAATTGCCGATGAGTTGTTCATTGCCTTGAAAACGGTCAAAACACACGTCAGCAATTTGCTGTCCAAACTTGAAGTACATGACCGAACCCAAGCAGTTATTTACGCATTTCAACATAAGTTGGTTTCTCCTCCGCAGTGA
- a CDS encoding VOC family protein → MISKVGQIMLYVNNQDEVAKFWTEKFGFEIVSEDRSNPDMKWIEIAPSKDSETSIILHDREVVAKMSPELNLGTPSLMFFTDNVEELYREYSDRGITVGEIVELPTGKVFNFADNEDNYFAVMEKS, encoded by the coding sequence ATGATCAGTAAAGTTGGCCAAATCATGTTGTATGTCAATAACCAAGATGAAGTAGCAAAGTTTTGGACAGAGAAATTCGGGTTTGAAATTGTTTCTGAAGACCGGAGCAACCCAGATATGAAATGGATTGAAATTGCGCCGTCCAAGGATTCTGAAACGAGCATCATTTTGCACGATAGGGAAGTTGTCGCTAAAATGTCTCCAGAGTTGAACCTTGGCACCCCTTCTTTAATGTTTTTCACTGATAATGTCGAAGAACTTTATAGAGAATACTCGGATCGAGGGATTACGGTCGGAGAAATCGTAGAGTTGCCCACCGGCAAGGTCTTCAATTTTGCGGACAATGAAGACAATTATTTTGCAGTGATGGAAAAATCTTAA